Below is a genomic region from Pectobacterium polaris.
TTGGCATCCTTCTGTAACGCCGCATTAGAGCCGGTATAGTCAGGCCGCAGGCTATCCTCATAGAGAAAGCGGGTTATTGAACGATAAAGCTGCAAGCCTTCTTCGCTCTGCATGAGCTGCGCCTTGATCTCCTCTTCTGACTCGGCGTAATCCTCAACCAGCCGCCGACGAAGATGATCATAGTCAGCAGTGAGTGCTGCCATATTCTCTACATCCTTAAGATTAAAGACGCTGAGATGAACAGCACCCAACTCATGCAGCAAATTTTCAATCTCATCCTGATAGGTGTTAATCGTTTCGTCGCTGGTCCCAATCAGGTCACCAAATACATGTCCATCCGAGCAAATACGGATGTGTGCACCTGCTGGGTAATAAAGCTGAATACGCTGACATAACGAATTCAGGAAGATCAAGGACAACCGTTCCGCCATATCCGGCACTCTACCCAGCACTTTATAGGGGTTCGGAGATTTAACTGGAAACGCAGGCAGAATAAGTTCAATACGGTGACCTTTTTCAACAAAAGCACGAATTCTGGGTAATTGAACCTGAGTCACCTGAGACTCTTCTTCACTAATTGATTTCGTCGATTGGGTAAATCTACGCCGATATTGAATTAACTCACTTAATATTAGCGATGAAACTAATTCATTATTCATCATATACAAAACAACCTTATTACTTTACATTAATTTTAAAAAATGAATAAACTGCATAGCAGTGGCGTAGAAACAATAGAATAAAACCCTTACGCGAATACAATAAAAAAACTGAATGACATATTCAGTTTTTTTATTTATTTCGCTAACAATAATTTAGAACATAAATTAGCATAATAAGAATTAAGAAAGTAATTATTAAAAACGAGGATAAGTGACGATGGATCTGCTGCTAGCAGCGGCGGCAGTGCAGATAGGATCAGTGGGTAGTGGAGAACA
It encodes:
- the pvcA gene encoding L-tyrosine isonitrile synthase, producing the protein MMNNELVSSLILSELIQYRRRFTQSTKSISEEESQVTQVQLPRIRAFVEKGHRIELILPAFPVKSPNPYKVLGRVPDMAERLSLIFLNSLCQRIQLYYPAGAHIRICSDGHVFGDLIGTSDETINTYQDEIENLLHELGAVHLSVFNLKDVENMAALTADYDHLRRRLVEDYAESEEEIKAQLMQSEEGLQLYRSITRFLYEDSLRPDYTGSNAALQKDAKKRACSVIQRSWAWGNLLAEQFPDAIRLSIHPQPSDSLKLGIHMMPTKDDWLTPWHGVAANVNGQFVLMKNMDAQQLDGEVVEIRGTPSHYLVKQPDMA